In Deltaproteobacteria bacterium, one genomic interval encodes:
- a CDS encoding type II toxin-antitoxin system RelE/ParE family toxin, with product MTEYRLISEPPADADVEAAFEWYESERPGLGLEFLDELRAAYNRIADGPHKYQELRGGIRRALLRRFPYAVYFAIEGEVVVVVAVLHASRDPAEWQRRRGQHL from the coding sequence GTGACCGAGTATCGGTTGATCTCGGAGCCGCCCGCCGATGCCGATGTAGAGGCGGCGTTCGAATGGTACGAGAGCGAACGACCAGGGCTTGGGTTGGAGTTCCTCGATGAGCTTCGCGCGGCCTACAACCGCATCGCTGATGGCCCGCACAAGTACCAGGAGCTACGCGGCGGCATCCGGCGCGCCCTTCTCCGGCGTTTTCCGTACGCAGTCTACTTCGCCATCGAAGGCGAAGTCGTTGTCGTCGTTGCAGTGCTGCATGCCAGTCGCGATCCAGCAGAGTGGCAGCGTCGGAGAGGCCAACACCTATAA
- a CDS encoding addiction module protein yields the protein MAHTAISEPPGFAELTKAEQVRYLQALWDRIAEKPGDLPVPESHLQVAEERLAEYRRDSTRAHSAYEVLDRLAKKPR from the coding sequence ATCTCTGAGCCACCGGGGTTCGCGGAACTTACCAAGGCCGAGCAGGTGCGATACCTGCAAGCGCTCTGGGATCGTATTGCCGAGAAGCCCGGAGATCTCCCGGTTCCGGAAAGCCACCTGCAAGTCGCGGAGGAACGACTTGCGGAGTACCGCCGCGATTCGACACGTGCTCACTCGGCGTACGAAGTCCTCGACCGCCTGGCCAAGAAGCCGCGGTGA